From one Sorangium aterium genomic stretch:
- a CDS encoding Ca2+-dependent phosphoinositide-specific phospholipase C — MKRTLSPPHHSLLLLAALGGLAGAPACAAPPDDGEVDRVPLEEKVAGEAAQALGTGSPRFNEVVRKGTHNSYFTARWINEEFGASGAAMPLLDQLLHEHVRSIELDISRDHDLAGQFVVRHSYNHLDPLLAGAVAPLAGLPPPFDPLFAFTVPPLLDDISHKNTQCTHLFDCLQILRKYDYALPSHEATVVHLEFKEMNIFTQARRMFDASHSAADLDATLWEGLGTRLYTPREMLSRPGCQGKTIRQCVKDAGWPTLEELRGRYLVTVHANWGDNYWDWLDYASGDMMTHVAFPMREFFAKDALRLPGDVQAKLRVCPEYDPWIEINAQSLELNNGNPKVADVACEPWYAAAIERARESSVFAGVWLDSLDPVERTELLNEGVVLRSDSAATTASTAAQNEHVSAGFRLITNDQPWAFAGDAGSAPLPTDPGNAVFLPSPLGPDPAIREPGQRLYLHLTGLPSPAAYAGTTLPMRGSPTLDAWEVQPSTTRGPISPEYAAKLGGPGTPAPNAAVPGEGCLFAATPDHATEVRLCRDTRGEDGAHDDLLRTWLTFTVIRPGQAPQTTRWQLPHGTYGRYRGDLLRLQVTRTSQGGVVTSTVFPMSAGEIGESGVPAWELAALQLDFSADLSLQGIYGTNDVEFVKLTRNGTEVPASMLATPHADRLVDLSTPAFGEPRWKGTKLVLWNQFGSAFTGVHRAFGTRAGQGRHLYTTDLHEARTAGVTAEAEGYFFLARDPGMSGTSALLRARIGPKTLLTTSPDCQLGTEEAARMCAERVGYIATSQLPGTTPLYRLHRNGGNYFNSGDYLYTISSAEQSSAIAQGYKDEGIIGYVWTAGTLDGLPVHATCNTLAPPDFCTPHVFNGSSAHQIDEDYIEPHEAVWYAFQVPSGGIVESYLNIVGPEDVDLALFADPAGWPVSSSNGYSNVELVRASLPPGSWAYLRVKSYASSTGYYRLSLSEPGAERGESSHLWPGSYGYPALQHPARFRVDANEVDYYAVSSWNGIGQITVEFNHAAGDIDVALYSWTGAIVASSTGVTNSETITLPAALDGPHFLKVYGYLGAVNDYSLIVTPR, encoded by the coding sequence ATGAAACGGACGCTCTCGCCCCCCCATCACTCCCTCCTGCTCCTCGCCGCCCTGGGCGGGCTCGCAGGCGCACCTGCGTGCGCGGCGCCTCCGGACGACGGAGAGGTAGACCGCGTACCGCTCGAGGAGAAGGTCGCCGGAGAGGCGGCGCAGGCGCTGGGCACGGGGTCTCCGCGATTCAACGAGGTCGTGAGGAAGGGGACCCACAACTCGTACTTCACGGCACGGTGGATCAACGAGGAGTTCGGCGCCAGCGGGGCGGCCATGCCGCTCCTCGATCAGCTCCTGCACGAGCACGTGCGCAGCATTGAACTCGACATCTCGCGAGATCACGACCTCGCCGGCCAGTTCGTGGTCCGGCACTCCTACAACCACCTCGATCCGTTGCTCGCGGGCGCGGTCGCCCCGCTCGCGGGCCTGCCGCCACCGTTCGATCCGCTTTTCGCGTTCACGGTGCCGCCGCTGCTCGACGACATCAGCCACAAGAACACGCAATGCACGCACCTCTTCGATTGCCTCCAGATCCTCCGCAAGTACGACTACGCCCTGCCGAGCCACGAGGCGACGGTCGTCCACCTCGAGTTCAAGGAGATGAACATCTTCACCCAGGCGCGGCGCATGTTCGACGCGAGCCACTCCGCCGCCGACCTCGACGCGACGCTGTGGGAGGGGCTCGGCACCCGCCTGTACACGCCGCGCGAGATGCTCTCCCGGCCAGGGTGCCAGGGGAAGACGATCCGGCAGTGCGTCAAGGACGCCGGCTGGCCGACGCTCGAGGAGCTGCGGGGGCGCTACCTCGTCACCGTCCACGCGAACTGGGGGGACAATTACTGGGACTGGCTCGATTATGCGTCGGGCGACATGATGACGCACGTCGCATTCCCGATGCGGGAGTTCTTCGCAAAGGACGCTTTGAGGCTGCCCGGCGACGTCCAGGCGAAGCTCCGCGTTTGTCCCGAGTACGACCCCTGGATCGAGATCAACGCCCAGTCGCTCGAGCTCAACAATGGCAACCCGAAGGTCGCGGACGTCGCCTGCGAGCCCTGGTACGCGGCCGCGATCGAGAGGGCGCGTGAGAGCTCGGTGTTCGCGGGGGTCTGGCTGGACTCGCTGGATCCCGTCGAGCGCACCGAACTGCTGAACGAGGGGGTCGTCCTGCGCTCCGACAGCGCGGCCACGACCGCCAGCACGGCAGCGCAGAACGAGCACGTCAGCGCGGGCTTCCGGCTCATCACGAACGATCAGCCGTGGGCGTTCGCTGGGGATGCGGGCAGCGCGCCCCTGCCCACGGACCCGGGGAACGCGGTCTTTCTGCCGTCGCCGCTCGGTCCGGATCCGGCAATCCGGGAGCCGGGGCAGCGCCTTTACCTCCACTTGACGGGCCTCCCGAGCCCGGCGGCGTACGCCGGCACGACGCTCCCGATGCGCGGATCGCCCACGCTCGATGCCTGGGAGGTCCAGCCCTCGACGACGCGCGGGCCTATCTCGCCCGAGTACGCCGCGAAGCTCGGCGGCCCGGGTACGCCGGCGCCGAACGCGGCCGTGCCCGGCGAAGGGTGCCTGTTCGCGGCGACGCCCGATCACGCGACCGAGGTCCGCCTCTGCCGCGATACGCGCGGCGAGGACGGCGCGCACGACGATCTGCTGCGCACCTGGCTGACGTTCACCGTCATCCGTCCCGGCCAGGCGCCGCAGACGACGCGCTGGCAGCTCCCGCATGGAACCTACGGCCGGTACCGTGGCGATCTCCTGCGGCTCCAGGTGACCCGCACGTCCCAGGGCGGCGTGGTGACCAGCACGGTGTTCCCGATGTCGGCGGGCGAGATCGGTGAGAGCGGCGTGCCCGCGTGGGAGCTCGCCGCCTTGCAGCTCGACTTCTCCGCGGATCTCTCCTTGCAGGGCATCTACGGGACGAACGACGTCGAGTTCGTGAAGCTGACGCGAAACGGCACGGAGGTCCCTGCGTCCATGCTCGCGACCCCCCACGCCGATCGGCTCGTGGATCTCTCGACACCGGCTTTCGGCGAGCCGAGGTGGAAGGGGACGAAGCTCGTGCTCTGGAATCAGTTCGGCAGCGCGTTCACCGGGGTGCACCGCGCCTTCGGCACGCGTGCGGGCCAGGGCCGCCACCTGTACACAACGGACCTCCACGAGGCGCGGACCGCGGGCGTCACGGCCGAGGCCGAGGGGTATTTCTTCCTGGCGCGCGATCCGGGCATGAGCGGCACGAGCGCGCTGCTCAGGGCGCGCATCGGGCCGAAAACGCTCCTCACGACGTCCCCCGACTGCCAGCTTGGCACCGAGGAGGCCGCGCGCATGTGCGCCGAGCGCGTGGGGTACATCGCGACATCGCAGCTCCCAGGCACGACCCCGCTGTACCGGCTGCACCGCAACGGCGGCAACTACTTCAACTCCGGCGATTACCTCTACACGATCTCGAGCGCGGAGCAATCGAGCGCGATAGCGCAGGGGTACAAGGACGAGGGGATCATCGGCTACGTGTGGACTGCCGGTACGCTCGACGGCCTGCCGGTCCACGCGACCTGCAACACGCTCGCGCCGCCCGACTTCTGCACGCCGCACGTGTTCAACGGCAGCAGCGCGCACCAGATCGACGAGGATTACATCGAGCCGCACGAGGCCGTCTGGTACGCGTTCCAGGTGCCGTCGGGCGGGATCGTCGAGTCCTACCTGAACATCGTGGGCCCCGAGGACGTGGATCTCGCGCTCTTCGCTGATCCCGCCGGATGGCCGGTCAGCAGCAGCAACGGCTACAGCAATGTCGAGCTCGTGCGGGCGAGCCTGCCGCCTGGGTCCTGGGCCTACCTGCGGGTGAAGAGCTACGCGTCGAGCACCGGCTACTACCGGCTGAGCCTCTCCGAGCCCGGCGCCGAGAGGGGGGAGTCGTCTCACCTCTGGCCGGGCAGCTATGGCTACCCCGCGCTCCAGCACCCTGCCCGCTTCCGCGTGGACGCGAACGAGGTCGATTACTACGCAGTGTCGAGCTGGAACGGAATCGGGCAGATCACTGTCGAATTCAACCACGCGGCGGGCGACATCGACGTGGCCCTCTACTCCTGGACGGGGGCCATCGTCGCCTCCAGCACCGGCGTGACGAACAGCGAGACGATCACCCTGCCCGCCGCGCTCGACGGCCCCCACTTCCTGAAGGTCTACGGCTATCTGGGGGCCGTGAACGACTACTCCCTGATCGTGACCCCCCGCTGA
- a CDS encoding bleomycin resistance protein: MNGQKLIPELDVADLGASLRFYVGVIGCTLRFERPEERFAFIDLEGAQLMLQEAAGPGRRFRTAPLEHPYGRGVNFQIEVADVTSLYERVCAGGFQIVIPFEDRWYREGDTELGNRQFVVADPDGYLLRFFTDLGQRPLRS, encoded by the coding sequence ATGAACGGGCAGAAGCTCATCCCGGAGCTCGACGTGGCGGATCTCGGCGCCTCGCTCCGCTTCTACGTTGGCGTCATCGGCTGCACGCTGCGGTTCGAGAGGCCCGAGGAGAGATTTGCTTTCATCGACCTCGAGGGCGCGCAGCTGATGCTGCAGGAGGCGGCAGGGCCGGGCCGCAGGTTCCGCACCGCGCCGCTGGAGCATCCTTACGGGCGCGGCGTCAATTTTCAGATCGAGGTCGCCGACGTCACTTCGCTGTACGAGCGCGTGTGCGCAGGCGGCTTCCAGATCGTGATCCCCTTCGAGGATCGATGGTACCGTGAGGGCGATACGGAGCTCGGCAACCGCCAGTTCGTCGTCGCCGACCCTGACGGCTATCTCCTGCGGTTCTTCACCGACCTGGGCCAGCGCCCTCTGCGCTCTTGA